A segment of the Gossypium hirsutum isolate 1008001.06 chromosome D10, Gossypium_hirsutum_v2.1, whole genome shotgun sequence genome:
ACGGGATTAGTGGAAGCAATCATACTCGAAGTTAAAGATAGAGCAAGGATTGGAGGGTCTTCTTTAAAATCCGATGCCATTTGCTGCAACAAACAACTTGCGGACCAAGGGTCCTGCAACCAAGGTGAGGTTATCATCCAACATAACCCGAACAACCTTGGGTGGCCTAAACGGATTAAGACCTTTTTCCAAGGAGACAATGAAGAAGCTAAAATGGATGTTGAAACAGTTGAGATAAACAGCACCGGGATGTACTACCTTTATTTTATGTTCTGCGATCCCCAACTCAAGGGTACTCTTATTAAAGGAAGGACCGTGTGGAAGAACCCCAATGGTTATTTACCTGGGAAGATGGCTCCGTTGATGACATTTTATGGTCTCATGTCTTTGGCTTACCTTGTGCTTGGCCTTGCCTGGTTTCTAAGGTTCGTTCAGTTCTGGAAGGATATCATCCATTTACACTACCATATCACCCTTGTTATTGCTCTTGGAATGTGTGAGATGGCTGTCTGGTACTTCGAATATTCTAATTTCAATTCAACTGGGACCAGACCAATGGGTATTACATTGTGGGCTGTCACATTTGGCTCTGTTAAGAAAACTTTATCTCGCCTTCTTCTTTTGGTGGTTTCCATGGGCTTTGGTGTAGTGAGGCCAACACTTGGTGGCTTAACATCCAAAGTAGTTCTGCTTGGTCTGATATATTTTATTGCGACAGAGGCACTTGAGCTAGTAGAACACTTGGGGAACATTAATGACTTTTCTGGGAAAGCGAAGTTAGTTTTGGTACTACCTGTTGCGTTTTTGGATGCTTGTTTTATTCTATGGATTTTCTCATCACTGTCAAAAACTTTGGAGAAACTTCAGGTAAGACTCGTTTCACTTAAAACTATTAGTACTTATTTGGGATTAATAGCTATAGATGTAGAAACTGATAGACATGACTAGGCAATATATGTATCTGCGGCATGAAGCTCTATCAGAAATCAAAATTCACTAAGCCTTGCTAGTGTATTTGTAGGGTGTTTAGTTACTAAAAATTTCCTGGCGGCAGTAGGCTCTGTATAAATAAGTCAATTTTCTGAAACTTTAAGTTATTCATACCAGCTGTACTCTTATCTAAATTGCAACAACTTTTGAAATGGTCGATTTATTTCCATTTCTTCTATTTCTTGGGTGTAGATGAGGAGAAACTTGGCAAAATTGGAGTTATACCGCAAGTTCACTAATGCACTTGCCGTGTCTGTGTTGCTTTCTATTGCTTGGATCGGCTTTGAGGTAATACTACAACCTAGTTGAGATGGGCTATTTATTCTATACATCCATTATGGCACAATTAAGggttagttttttttaaagatttaaacAAGCCAAATCCTTCTCTTTGATTTGAACAATGTAATCTTCATTCTGCCTCTCTCTTCTAATATTCCTAGTTGAATCAAATCACTTTTATGTGCCAAAGCATCTCTATCTTTACACTGCAGAGGTTAAACCTTCTAGGTCACTTTTCTCTCAATTTATTTTTAGTCATTGCCACATCTACCATCTTACAAATATATATTCTGTTATTTATCCATCACTCCTGACACACTGACTGATCTATCTTACGAATCTTCCGTGGACTCTTTTAACTGCCCAAGATTTCATACCATCAACCATAACTGTCCTTGTGTTATTTTTAGGGAGTCATCCCTCCTCTTTGCTAGACTTATTTTGCAGGCATGTCTTCTAACTTGCCAACATCCCACTCTGTAAAAGCATAGCTTGTCTTAGGGCCTTCCTAGAGATTTTGCTTCAAAGTTCAACCTAGTTAGTTGGTACTTTTAAGTCTGGGAAAAAGGACAAATTCATCAGTTTTCTTCTTCATCCTGCCAGCTCAAATGCTATAGTTAACAAAGCTTTCCTTACGGATTGTTGAAGGTACTAAAAACAATCAGTTTTAGGACTTCCGTGATTTTCTATTCTAACTCCAATACTCCACCGCCACTCTCATTCTTACttatattgaaattatgctcCACATCTAGATCCTACTTAATCTAAAAATCTTTCAGAATCAACCTGCTTAGTCATATCTGCTAAAACATCGGCAAATGGAAATAATAGGCACCCACTTTTAATTGGATGTTTACCATTATTGATGCAACTAATTGTAATATCTACATCAACTCTTGGCTCTACTTAGTCACCTCCTATGCATTCCATGGGAAAGGAAGATGGCAATTGGCAAGCTCTTTTTGTGGAAATGACTTTCCTGCAAGATGTGTTCCAAATGAAGCAAAAAATAAAGGTCTAGAGGCATGGGAGTGAAAAAAGACTTCTTGTTTGCTAATTGTGGTACTTGAGATTTCTTCTTCAGAGTTCTCAGGCATGCTGATAAATTCATGATTCTGTGTGTCAACACCAGCTTCGCGAAGTTTGATATTGtgtaattttctcttttcatcataTTTGTGCATACTTTTATCACCACTTACAAGCCCGCTCCCCCTCCCCCCACCAACTCCTTTTCTCAGCCAACTCATGAACATCCAAAAGAGTTCAGAACAGTAAAGCAAACTAAAGAATAAACAAGAATAATTAAAACTTTGATTTTCTATTGGCGCAGCTATACTTCAATGCAACTGATCCACTGAGTGAGTTTTGGCAAATTGCATGGATCATCCCAGCTTTCTGGAATATGCTTGCGTACTGTCTCTTGGTGGTCATATGTGTTCTCTGGGCTCCTTCACGTAACCCAACGAGGTACTTTTATATTTGCTACAGGCAGTTTTTGCATTTCAGTGCTTGATAGTTAACCCTTGCATTTACCTAACAAATATCTTGCtccagaaaatctttattttttgagTTCGATCATTAATGGTGACAATATATAAGTTCCCTGTATCAGGAACAGATACGAAGTTTCACTTTTCAGTTAAATAGCTAGCTGAagtatgaattatgatttaatcctttgaTGTCTGCTTACTATGACAGCTTTGTGTTAGTACTTGATCTTACTGTAGGTCTAGTATATTTTGCTGGTTGATATGCGATGAGAtgtttattttatacttttatttagaGTACAAAAAAATCTAAGGATGAGTTTTTGGCCATTAATGTGGTGTGGACTTGTAGATATGCATACATGGAGGGGATGGGTGAGGACTCCGATGAGGAGGGTATTGCATTGACCGGAAACAGTGGGGACATGGCAATGAAGCTGGAAAGGCAGGCAATCGGAGATGATCTTGAAGAGGATAAGCGTGAATAGATTGACAACCTCCATGTATAATACTAAAAAATCCTATTGAAGCTTCGGTTGCATACCTAGGAAATATCAGCATACCTTGAATAGCCGGTCTGTGTCATATGTATAAAGAACTCGTGACAGAAACACTTGGAGAAGGCATGAACAAAGAGAGAGAATTGCAGTATTGGTGAAATATTATAGCTCAACTGTAATGGTCTGACCAGTGCTAATTTAAGCAATGAGCAAAGCCAACCTTGTGCTTAGCTCATCTTCAGGTTGTCATGCCTCATTTCTCACCATATCAGTATACCATAGCATAGTATGTTCTaattaaaatcttatttattATATCTATGAATACTATGGTAGCTTAAAGTTCATACTTTTCTGATAAACCCCATCTGGCCTTCATTTTTCTTCCACCGTTTTGGACATAAATGCCTTTTACCCGGTTCATGTTGCAGATAATGTCTTTTCTTCTCTTAAATTTGTTTAGCATAAAATGGTTTTTGAATGAGCATAAAACGAATGACAGTGAATAAAGAAGATTATCCTACCTTCTGTGCTGCATCTTTTGTCATTGCCATTTCATCATGACATATCTAATCTTGATGGCCCAAGTTTTGTCTTTTATACATAAATTATGTGTATAAATAAGCGTGAATCACACTAGTTATTTTCCtggtcttttaattttataaaatctcttttaactttttcaaatcattttaaaatgaaTCAAgtcaatatttattaaaaaaaaatctatttgtaAACTATGCAATATCTTTTTGCTGCTCAACCATCATAATTCACCTAAATAATTATTCTAGATTTCCTTGGAATTGTTCTACTTTCACTGTTTTATTAGAAGCAAAGTTAGAAAGTGTGATAGAAAGGGGTTTACAAATTGTATAATTAAAAGACGTAATGGCTAGAATCGTTTTTATTTAGTGAAATCCATACTTTAACTTTTATGAAATCACAGATACTTGTAGCTGTCCTAATTCTTAAATTTCTGTGTTTTTCACTGATCACATTAGGGATTGGTTCAATTCAATAATTTTCCTTCCAATTTCAATGTTGTGTAATATGCTTTAATAGGAGCAAATCTttgaaaatgaaggaaaatgcTCTCTGGCTTACACTATATTTGGGTAAATAATTGTGAAGGAAaggaatgaaatgaaatgaagggAAAAGAAGGGAAGGCTATggaaaagaaattatatatgaTTATTTTGTTTGGATGGTTAAAATTAATGAAGGAAAGGAAAGCGagatttttcactaatttttggTTAAACTGTAAAAAGTTaaggaaattattatttttttggcataattgccaaaaaaaaaaaaggccctCAACCTTTGGGGCTTTTGGATATATGTTcctaacattttttttttctaatttcagcTCTCAACGTAACaaattttttaaacatcaacccaGTTGAAACGGTAACCGTCAGCTGACCGTTAGTCAATAGTCGGTCAAAAAAATTGGTCTATGTGGCATTCCAGTTGACTGATGATGTGGCAGACATTTAAATAATAACACTAATGtggcaaaaaaattaaaaaatttaataaacataaaacaaaaaaaaccctaaatccccCAAATAATCTTAAACCCccaaattcaaaacttttttcccAAATCCTAAAATCCCCAACTCGTCAAATTCTCTAAATAGTGAAATCCCCAAATTCATAACATCTAAAATATTCGTTGAATCCCTAAAATCTTGAAATCCCTGAATATTGAAATCTCTAAATAGTTAGCATTCTGAAATATTCTTGAAATCCCTAAAAATTTTACGAACCAAATTGTTGAATCCCTAAAACTTTTAGGAACAAAAAAGCTTCAACAATCGCGAGCAGTTTCCGTAACCCAAAATCAAAAGGTGGGTGCTTTCTTATTTGGTTTGTTTGGAAAATAAATTCCATTTCTGGTTTGGTTTGTTGGTTATTTGTGATTTATTATTGCAATTTCAGTGCCACAATGTAGGGTTTGTTTTGTCAATTTGTGATGTGACAATGGTCCCGATGTTGTTGATTTCTGTTACTCaagcaaaaagatgttaaaattGTAGACATGTGTTACAGTTTTGTATTGTATTCAAAGAAGTGGTCTCGATGTAGGTAgtgagttttatttttatttttttaaaattttgcttaGAAAATTGTTTGTTTATGCTTTGCAGATATCATCAGATGAGGAATATTATATTTGTCgacaccatttttattttgaaaaaaaataaaaattagtattgacttaaaaaatgaaaattgggcgtcaccaccaatcttttattgaggtgtgattggatcacctaaaaacgactttggtctatgagttttagaaaaacggatccgggagtcagttacgtacgaggaaggattagcaccctcgtaacgcccaaaaattggtacctagttgattaattagtgtcttaatgtcgagagttgaaaaatacgatccttagtaaaaatttatataaaaaaagttacttattaagactcttctcatttcagagaaagaaaatatcACACctaatgcgttagggcacgatattctACTTCCTCAAAAATAAATTAGTCCAAAAGACtcatgcaataaaatttaaaagaatattcaattgctTAAGTCATGAAGATATCGCAGCCCAATACGCTAGGGCACAacttctcaaaattctaaacattgaatattgcctttattattttttttaaaaatcttcatctcgagaaatcaacgagtcatatccaatgcgttaggacacaacgtgttgaattcccgataatgagctttttattttatttttgattaatgAGCATTCTTGATtattagattcaacgaagaaaattggaacccaatatgttagggctcaattctctcgaagatcctaaatacgagtattacctttattttcaaagttttctatttttaataattcgAGTAAAAAAATCGGTGTAATGCTACATTAGATACATGAATAAATGCCGCTTTAACAAATGACAATAATGAATACAACAATGGTATAGAaataatatgaacaataaataaacgaaattaatacaaataagaaaaaataatcaatgacatacaaaatatcaagtagatgagcaaaataaaaaaaataagacattattttaaaatataaatgaaaacacaaataaataaacaagtgaaggaaataaacaaaattataaaaaaaatataaagaatataaggTGTGTATATAATATGTACATTAAAATTATGAAGCATAAAAGACATAAATATGGATTTATATATATACGAATGTGgattgtaaaatttataaatatatatatgtatatacaaattataaaatataaaaaaaaactatttatgtAAAACTgggtatatttaaaatatatatgcatgtatgtagaacgaaaaaaaaaaacttaaagcaTAATGGGCATATAATAACAATggtatttaataacaataatgacatttatataaaataaaaaataaaaaacaaaaaaggggctaaatcaaactttaaaacaaaatttagggTCTAAAtacgtaaataaatgaaaataggACTATATCGAACACGCGAATAACATAGAGGATCTAGaaaggaaattttcccttctcctctaaaatgGCGCCGTTcaaatgggactaaattgaaatcgaaaataaattaaaggggcaaatttaaaaataaaagaaaactcaaTTGAAAGAACCTTAGAAAGCGGAGGGTCTAAAAGCGCAATTTATCCCTCCGCATAAAAGCACGCAGATCTTGCCCATGTCGGGTCGGCCCatccaaaacgacgccgttttgggcgtcTGGGGCCACTCCAAAACGGTACCATTTTGGTACCCTATATGAaccccaaaattttcaaaaaaacattCATTTTCAACCCTTCCcctaaaaaaatagaaaacctctccaaaaatcctcTCCCCTTTAGTGAGTCTGGCCAAGGGCAAGGGCAACGTCCGACCGTCGGCCACTGCGCCGGCCGCCAATCTCCGGCAACGGCACCGCCGTCTGTGGTGGCCGAAAAAGGAGAAAATCCCCTACCCGGTCTTTTCGACCTTTCTAAACCCAAATCCAAGTTTGAAACCCcaaaatctcaacaaaaattacgAGAAAATCAAGAAAACCTTTCGGTTTCCGACCACCTATCCTCGGGGGTGGCTCCCTTGGCCGTCCCAGCGGCATTACAGATCCGAACAAGGGTGAGTTCCttcacattttctttttatttttactttcgtgtgtaagaaaaataaaaataaaaataatagataacGAAACGAAGCAAAAAATGAATATCAACCTTCGATTCCTTGATTGACTTTTGATTCTCTTTCTATTCTGTTGTTCTCGTGTTGTGAAAATACtcgtttttttattgatttctcaATGGTTTTTACAGTatttttaatggctttttatagccgtaatgaaacataaaaaaaatttgttcctATCTATTTGATTCGCAATCTTTTGATTTTCTTGCCATATACTGCCTTGTTTCCTTTCTTGTTGTGCAGGTACAAATGTAGAGATTCGGCTCGTGCGGGGGCTTGGCTGCGGCGCTGATGTTTACCCTAGAAACCCTAGGGATTTTTGAAACTGTTGGGCCACATTGTAATTGGGCCACTGTTTTTAAATTAGGCCTGGGTTTTGGGCCTATtttattgtaaatggactgttatATCTGGACCccttatttggttttaattgaccCGGGGCAAAATCAgatattacaatattattttgCACGTGGGTGGGCACTTTTTAAAGGACTCGTATGTTAGATATGTAGGTGAGGAAGTGATTAGGTTTAAAGAGGACCCAGACAAAATATcttattttgaattatgtaaaatagtgaaaattgggTTAGGGCTTAACACTGTcttgttaatatatttttatgagcCTAGTACAGTAGGGTTACAAAATAATCTAAGGGTGATTTATGATGACACTTCTACCATAGCTATGTTAGacttttgggtcaagtttaaGGAGATTGATCTATATGTTGAACATGAGGTTGATAACCCTATAATTGTAGACGAAATGTTTCTGTTGACTGTTAAGGGGGGTGATGTTGAAGGGGTAGAAGTTGATGAGGAGGGTGATGATGAAGGGGTAGAATCTAATGGTGAAGGTGATTTGGAAATGGTAGAATTTGTTGGGAAGGGTGATGTAGAAGGGGTACAAGCTGATGGGGAGGGTGTGTCTGCTACTGGTATTGAGGTAGATGAGTATGGTGGTGTGGAAAGTGATGGTAGATTAGTTTAGGGTCTACTGTTGGAAAGGATAATGATAGTGAAGTTGCTGTTGATGAATATGTTAGTGATTTTGTAACATCAGATGGAGTGGATAATGTTGTTGTTGCTAGTAGTAGAGAAGAGTAGGATGGGAATGAGACAGAGGTATGGGACTCAGATGAACATGGAAGCTAGGTTGGGTCCGATAAAGATAAAGAACATGAAGATAGTGAGAGAAAGAGGAGCAAGTTTCCCTTATACAAtgataagttaaaatttagtttGGAAATGTTGTTTAAGGATGACAAACAGTTTAAGAGTGCAATTCAAAAGTACTCCAAAGAATGTAGAAGACAACTGAAATTTATTAAGAATGAACAGAGAAAGGTTGTTGTGAGATGTATTGCTTCCCCTAACTGCCTAGGAAGAATTAAGGCTAGCTACAATCTTGTTGCGAAATGCTTGCAAATAAAGACTTTTCAGGATGATCACCATTGTTCGGTTAGTTTTAAGAACAAAATGGTGACTGCTACTATGATTGCCCAATATTTTGAAGTAACTATCAAAGATCACCCTACGATGAAGCTGAAGGAAATTTAAAGAATATGTGCTTCTGGGATGCATCTAAATGTGACCATTGACTATTGTTATAAAGCGAAGAAAATAGTGAAAGAGAAAATGGCTGGGAACCATAAGGAGGAATTTGACTTACTATGAGACTATGCTCATGAGTTAAGGTCAAAGATGCCATGaagcataataaaaatagttGTGCAAAGGGTGATAGCAGACTCCCTTCCTTATTTTAAGAGGTATTATGTGTGCTTTGATGCACTAAAGAGAGGTTGGAAAGCGAGGTGTAGGCAACTTATTGGGTTAGATGGTTGCTACCTAAAAGGCCCATTTAAGAGTGAATTTCTCATAGTTGTTGGAAGGGGCACAAACAACCAGATGTTCCCTATTGcatgggttgtggttgaagtgGAGCGCAATGATTCATAGGCCTGGTTTCTCAGTCTCCTATCAACTAATTTGGACTTGGAAGATGGGTATGGGTACATAATTATCAGTGACCAACAAAAGGTTAGTGAATATGCAAATTTAAGCTtggtattgttttttattttgttatttgtatttaactaaaattttctaacaatatATCAggtttattattttgaattaagGCCTTGAGATTGCAATTTTTGACATACTGCCAAGGGTGGAGCATAGGAATTGTGCGAGGCACGTATTTACAAATTGGTCAGGGAAGAAGTTAGGGAAATCTTATGAGTGTGATTTCTGGTAGATTGTGAAGTACACGACTGAGAGGGAATCGGAGGATCTATGTTCAGCACTGGAGAAGAAAGATAAGGATGCTTAcaataatttgatgaaaaatctCTAAAGATGTGGACTATGGCATTTTTAAGGACTACTTGTAAATCATATATAATTTACAACAATTTGTGTGAAGCATTCAATTCAAGCATTGTTGAAGCTAGGTTCAAAAGCATTATCAGAATGTTTGAGGATATTAGGACTAAGATGATGACTAGAATAGTGCAAAAAAGAAAGTTATATAATGGATGGAATCAAAATTATGGTCCATTGGTGAAAGCTAAGTTTGATACCAACAAAAAGGACCATGTAGATGGCAACTGATATGGAATGGTGAAAATGGATGTGAGTTGAGGAAAGGAAGTTATCAATATACATTGGACCTAAATTAAAGCATATGTAGTTGTAGAAGTTGGCAGATTAGTGGGATTCCATGTTCCCATGCATGTGCTGTCTTGTATTACTCAGGGTTTCAATTAGATGAATATCTGCATGAATGTTATCACATTGGTACCTATAAGAAAGCTTAATCTTTTCCAATGCAGCCCATAAATGGGCCACATGATTGGGGAAAAAATGGTATTGAGCCAGTGCTACCTTCTATTGAAATGAAGATGTCTAGGAGGCCCCAAAAAATAGGAGGATGGCTAAAGATGAACCAAAAAATTTAAAGCTTGGCCACTTGAGTAG
Coding sequences within it:
- the LOC107914524 gene encoding transmembrane protein 87B isoform X2, producing MLQDMKQRQFRRGRIKIPMFVVCVGLLLCFSNVNASIHEYRMEAFSPKSDAFFFHGGSEGLYASKLHEPTTDASSETKPSFKGKSIISFDPVTFVRPKETAKSHHQMQQNTGLVEAIILEVKDRARIGGSSLKSDAICCNKQLADQGSCNQGEVIIQHNPNNLGWPKRIKTFFQGDNEEAKMDVETVEINSTGMYYLYFMFCDPQLKGTLIKGRTVWKNPNGYLPGKMAPLMTFYGLMSLAYLVLGLAWFLRFVQFWKDIIHLHYHITLVIALGMCEMAVWYFEYSNFNSTGTRPMGITLWAVTFGSVKKTLSRLLLLVVSMGFGVVRPTLGGLTSKVVLLGLIYFIATEALELVEHLGNINDFSGKAKLVLVLPVAFLDACFILWIFSSLSKTLEKLQMRRNLAKLELYRKFTNALAVSVLLSIAWIGFESPPMHSMGKEDGNWQALFVEMTFLQDVFQMKQKIKV
- the LOC107914524 gene encoding transmembrane protein 87B isoform X1 gives rise to the protein MLQDMKQRQFRRGRIKIPMFVVCVGLLLCFSNVNASIHEYRMEAFSPKSDAFFFHGGSEGLYASKLHEPTTDASSETKPSFKGKSIISFDPVTFVRPKETAKSHHQMQQNTGLVEAIILEVKDRARIGGSSLKSDAICCNKQLADQGSCNQGEVIIQHNPNNLGWPKRIKTFFQGDNEEAKMDVETVEINSTGMYYLYFMFCDPQLKGTLIKGRTVWKNPNGYLPGKMAPLMTFYGLMSLAYLVLGLAWFLRFVQFWKDIIHLHYHITLVIALGMCEMAVWYFEYSNFNSTGTRPMGITLWAVTFGSVKKTLSRLLLLVVSMGFGVVRPTLGGLTSKVVLLGLIYFIATEALELVEHLGNINDFSGKAKLVLVLPVAFLDACFILWIFSSLSKTLEKLQMRRNLAKLELYRKFTNALAVSVLLSIAWIGFELYFNATDPLSEFWQIAWIIPAFWNMLAYCLLVVICVLWAPSRNPTRYAYMEGMGEDSDEEGIALTGNSGDMAMKLERQAIGDDLEEDKRE